One genomic window of Dama dama isolate Ldn47 chromosome 7, ASM3311817v1, whole genome shotgun sequence includes the following:
- the TPMT gene encoding thiopurine S-methyltransferase isoform X1: MNDFESLIKVTSKSLSARAIYKTMGDTRAVLDSGEYPNTEVQKNRVLTLEEWQEKWVNHKIGFHQEQGHQLLKKYLDTFLKGEKALRVFFPLCGKAVEMKWFADRGHSVVGVEISELGIREFFMEQNLSYSEEQIMEIPGAKIFKSSSGNISLYCCNLFDLPRANIGKFDRIWDRGALVAVNPGDRKRYSEVMLSLTRPGFQYLLSVFSYDPTKHAGPPFYVTDGEVKKLFGSVCNIQCLEEVDVFEERHKSWGIDQIIERLYLFTEK; encoded by the exons ATGAATGACTTTGAGTCCCTGATTAAAGTGACCTCCAAATCACTGTCGG CCAGAGCCATCTACAAAACCATGGGCGATACAAGAGCGGTGCTTGACAGTGGAGAGTACCCGAacactgaggttcagaaaaaCCGAGTGCTGACTCTGGAAGAATGGCAAGAAAAGTGGGTGAATCACAAAATTGGATTTCATCAAGAACAAGGACATCA gcTATTAAAGAAGTATTTGGATACCTTTCTTAAAGGCGAGAAAGCCCTGAGGGTATTTTTCCCCCTTTGTGGAAAAGCAGTTGAGATGAAATG GTTTGCAGACCGAGGACACAGTGTAGTAGGCGTGGAAATCAGTGAACTTGGGATACGGGAATTTTTTATGGAGCAGAATCTTTCTTACTCAGAAGAACAAATTATGGAAATTCCTGGAGCCAAAATATTCAAG AGTTCTTCAGGGAACATTTCACTGTATTGCTGCAACCTTTTTGATCTTCCCAG aGCAAATATTGGCAAATTTGACAGGATTTGGGATAGAGGAGCCTTAGTCGCTGTTAATCCAGGTGATCGCAAACG CTACTCAGAGGTAATGTTGTCCCTAACGAGACCTGGATTTCAGTACCTCTTGTCTGTTTTTTCTTATGATCCAACTAAACATGCAG gTCCACCATTTTATGTTACAGATGGTGAAGTTAAAAAATTGTTTG GTTCAGTATGCAATATTCAATGTCTAGAAGAGgttgatgtttttgaagaacgACATAAAAGTTGGGGAATCGACCAGATTATTGAAAGGTTATATCTAtttacagaaaagtaa
- the TPMT gene encoding thiopurine S-methyltransferase isoform X2, translating into MIPSLCERARAIYKTMGDTRAVLDSGEYPNTEVQKNRVLTLEEWQEKWVNHKIGFHQEQGHQLLKKYLDTFLKGEKALRVFFPLCGKAVEMKWFADRGHSVVGVEISELGIREFFMEQNLSYSEEQIMEIPGAKIFKSSSGNISLYCCNLFDLPRANIGKFDRIWDRGALVAVNPGDRKRYSEVMLSLTRPGFQYLLSVFSYDPTKHAGPPFYVTDGEVKKLFGSVCNIQCLEEVDVFEERHKSWGIDQIIERLYLFTEK; encoded by the exons ATGATACCAAGTCTGTGTGAGAGGG CCAGAGCCATCTACAAAACCATGGGCGATACAAGAGCGGTGCTTGACAGTGGAGAGTACCCGAacactgaggttcagaaaaaCCGAGTGCTGACTCTGGAAGAATGGCAAGAAAAGTGGGTGAATCACAAAATTGGATTTCATCAAGAACAAGGACATCA gcTATTAAAGAAGTATTTGGATACCTTTCTTAAAGGCGAGAAAGCCCTGAGGGTATTTTTCCCCCTTTGTGGAAAAGCAGTTGAGATGAAATG GTTTGCAGACCGAGGACACAGTGTAGTAGGCGTGGAAATCAGTGAACTTGGGATACGGGAATTTTTTATGGAGCAGAATCTTTCTTACTCAGAAGAACAAATTATGGAAATTCCTGGAGCCAAAATATTCAAG AGTTCTTCAGGGAACATTTCACTGTATTGCTGCAACCTTTTTGATCTTCCCAG aGCAAATATTGGCAAATTTGACAGGATTTGGGATAGAGGAGCCTTAGTCGCTGTTAATCCAGGTGATCGCAAACG CTACTCAGAGGTAATGTTGTCCCTAACGAGACCTGGATTTCAGTACCTCTTGTCTGTTTTTTCTTATGATCCAACTAAACATGCAG gTCCACCATTTTATGTTACAGATGGTGAAGTTAAAAAATTGTTTG GTTCAGTATGCAATATTCAATGTCTAGAAGAGgttgatgtttttgaagaacgACATAAAAGTTGGGGAATCGACCAGATTATTGAAAGGTTATATCTAtttacagaaaagtaa
- the TPMT gene encoding thiopurine S-methyltransferase isoform X3: MGDTRAVLDSGEYPNTEVQKNRVLTLEEWQEKWVNHKIGFHQEQGHQLLKKYLDTFLKGEKALRVFFPLCGKAVEMKWFADRGHSVVGVEISELGIREFFMEQNLSYSEEQIMEIPGAKIFKSSSGNISLYCCNLFDLPRANIGKFDRIWDRGALVAVNPGDRKRYSEVMLSLTRPGFQYLLSVFSYDPTKHAGPPFYVTDGEVKKLFGSVCNIQCLEEVDVFEERHKSWGIDQIIERLYLFTEK; this comes from the exons ATGGGCGATACAAGAGCGGTGCTTGACAGTGGAGAGTACCCGAacactgaggttcagaaaaaCCGAGTGCTGACTCTGGAAGAATGGCAAGAAAAGTGGGTGAATCACAAAATTGGATTTCATCAAGAACAAGGACATCA gcTATTAAAGAAGTATTTGGATACCTTTCTTAAAGGCGAGAAAGCCCTGAGGGTATTTTTCCCCCTTTGTGGAAAAGCAGTTGAGATGAAATG GTTTGCAGACCGAGGACACAGTGTAGTAGGCGTGGAAATCAGTGAACTTGGGATACGGGAATTTTTTATGGAGCAGAATCTTTCTTACTCAGAAGAACAAATTATGGAAATTCCTGGAGCCAAAATATTCAAG AGTTCTTCAGGGAACATTTCACTGTATTGCTGCAACCTTTTTGATCTTCCCAG aGCAAATATTGGCAAATTTGACAGGATTTGGGATAGAGGAGCCTTAGTCGCTGTTAATCCAGGTGATCGCAAACG CTACTCAGAGGTAATGTTGTCCCTAACGAGACCTGGATTTCAGTACCTCTTGTCTGTTTTTTCTTATGATCCAACTAAACATGCAG gTCCACCATTTTATGTTACAGATGGTGAAGTTAAAAAATTGTTTG GTTCAGTATGCAATATTCAATGTCTAGAAGAGgttgatgtttttgaagaacgACATAAAAGTTGGGGAATCGACCAGATTATTGAAAGGTTATATCTAtttacagaaaagtaa
- the NHLRC1 gene encoding E3 ubiquitin-protein ligase NHLRC1 translates to MGAEASGSRPELRELLREAETSLLECKVCFERFGHGQQRRPRNLSCGHVVCLACVAALAHPRTLALECPFCRRACRGCDTSDCLPVLHLLELLGSALRAGPAAPRAAPAAPGVLTCQHAFGGWGTLVNPTGLALCPKTGRVVVVHDGKRRVKVFDSGGGCAHQFGEKGDAAQDLRYPLDVTVTNDCHVVVTDAGDRSLKVFDFFGQIKLVLGGHFCLPWGVETTPQNGVLVTDAEAGSLHLLEVDFPEGILRRTERLQAHLRRPRGVAVSWLTGAIAVLEHPLGPGACSSTTVKVFSATMQLIGQVDSFGLSLFFPSKITASAVAFDHQGNVVVADTSSPAVLCLGKPEEFPVLKPIITHGLSHPVALTFTKESSLLVLDSAAHSVKVYKVDWG, encoded by the coding sequence ATGGGGGCCGAGGCCTCTGGGAGCCGGCCGGAGCTGCGGGAGCTGCTGCGCGAGGCCGAGACCAGCCTGCTCGAGTGCAAGGTGTGCTTCGAGCGGTTCGGCCACGGCCAGCAGCGGCGCCCGCGCAACCTGTCCTGCGGCCACGTGGTCTGCCTGGCCTGCGTGGCTGCCCTGGCGCACCCGCGGACGCTGGCCCTCGAGTGCCCCTTCTGCCGGCGGGCCTGCCGCGGCTGCGACACCAGCGACTGCCTTCCAGTGCTCCACCTCCTGGAGCTCCTGGGCTCCGCGCTGCGCGCCGGCCCGGCCGCCCCgcgcgccgcccccgccgccccgggGGTCCTCACCTGCCAGCACGCCTTCGGCGGCTGGGGGACCCTGGTCAACCCCACCGGGCTAGCGCTGTGTCCCAAGACGGGGCGGGTCGTGGTGGTGCACGACGGCAAGAGGAGAGTCAAGGTCTTCGACTCCGGGGGAGGCTGCGCGCATCAGTTTGGAGAGAAGGGGGATGCTGCCCAGGACCTTCGGTACCCGCTTGACGTCACGGTCACCAACGACTGCCACGTGGTCGTCACCGATGCCGGCGACCGCTCCCTCAAAGTGTTTGACTTTTTCGGCCAGATCAAACTCGTCTTGGGAGGCCACTTCTGCTTGCCATGGGGTGTGGAGACCACCCCGCAGAATGGGGTCTTGGTCACGGACGCGGAGGCGGGGTCCCTGCACCTCCTGGAAGTCGACTTTCCCGAAGGGATCCTCCGGAGGACCGAACGGTTGCAGGCTCACCTGCGTCGCCCGCGGGGGGTGGCGGTGTCCTGGCTCACCGGGGCCATCGCGGTCCTCGAGCACCCGCTGGGGCCCGGGGCCTGCAGCAGCACCACGGTGAAGGTGTTCAGCGCGACCATGCAGCTCATCGGCCAGGTGGACTCCTTCGGGCTGAGCCTCTTCTTCCCTTCCAAGATCACCGCCTCCGCCGTGGCCTTCGATCACCAGGGCAACGTCGTGGTTGCGGATACTTCCAGTCCGGCTGTCCTCTGTCTAGGCAAACCCGAGGAGTTTCCAGTGCTGAAGCCCATCATCACCCACGGTCTTTCGCATCCCGTGGCGCTGACCTTCACCAAGGAGAGTTCTCTTCTTGTGCTGGACAGCGCGGCCCATTCTGTAAAAGTCTACAAGGTTGACTGGGGGTGA